From a region of the Nitrospira sp. genome:
- a CDS encoding nucleotide-binding protein → MSEFQLIVISGLSGSGKTHALKCFEDEGYFCVDNLPPALLPTFVELCRQQGGEVRNVALGIDIRERAFLGDLTDNLDRVKERGFKFRLLFFEAREDVLARRFSESRRPHPVMPNAPLLDAVRWERERLHELRSAADRIIDTSDLTVHELKGVLERYVHRESAGRRMTISLVTFGYKFGVPYDIDLLFDVRFMRNPYFHEDLKHKTGEDSVVQSYVLQDDSSRRFVDMLLDMLRFAIPLYERERRSYLNIGFGCTGGRHRSIAIACHVKEALASSGFESILFHRDIHKV, encoded by the coding sequence ATGAGCGAGTTTCAACTCATTGTCATCAGTGGGTTGTCAGGATCCGGGAAAACCCATGCCCTTAAATGTTTTGAAGACGAGGGATACTTCTGTGTCGACAATCTGCCGCCTGCGCTCCTGCCTACGTTCGTGGAGCTGTGCCGTCAGCAGGGTGGTGAGGTCCGCAACGTAGCGCTCGGGATCGATATCCGGGAGCGGGCGTTTCTCGGTGACCTCACGGACAACCTCGATCGTGTCAAGGAACGTGGTTTTAAATTCCGCCTCCTCTTTTTTGAGGCCCGGGAGGACGTGCTTGCCCGGCGATTTTCCGAATCTCGCCGGCCCCATCCGGTGATGCCAAATGCCCCGTTGCTCGATGCCGTCCGGTGGGAACGCGAGCGGTTGCACGAGTTGCGGAGTGCGGCAGACCGCATCATTGATACCAGCGATCTGACCGTCCACGAGCTCAAGGGCGTCCTTGAGCGCTACGTCCACCGAGAGTCGGCCGGTCGCCGGATGACCATTTCCCTGGTCACGTTCGGCTATAAATTCGGTGTCCCCTATGACATCGATCTCCTGTTTGACGTCCGTTTCATGCGCAATCCATACTTTCATGAGGATCTGAAACACAAGACCGGAGAGGATTCGGTGGTGCAGTCCTATGTGCTACAAGATGATTCGTCTAGACGGTTTGTGGACATGTTGCTCGACATGCTCCGATTCGCCATACCTCTCTATGAACGAGAGCGACGCAGCTACCTCAACATCGGTTTCGGGTGCACCGGCGGACGGCACCGCTCCATCGCCATCGCCTGTCACGTGAAGGAAGCGCTCGCCAGCAGCGGATTCGAATCCATCCTGTTTCATCGCGATATCCACAAAGTCTGA
- the raiA gene encoding ribosomal subunit interface protein gives MSVSITGRHVAVTPALRRYVESKADRLDRFGLGLHTVQVIIAVEKFRHSAEVLCVFNRRQYRAKASSSEMYASIDLVMDKIERQLREKKARLVNHKGKARRRLVAAALESQPPLRPSLQIVRPIVPTLALDEAIAILEADPDSPVVFVDGETEEMSVLRRSTDGRAELLVPRRRRSRGAG, from the coding sequence ATGAGTGTGTCGATTACGGGGAGGCACGTGGCGGTGACGCCAGCGTTGCGACGCTACGTCGAGAGTAAGGCCGACCGGTTGGACCGGTTCGGTCTCGGACTGCACACGGTGCAAGTCATCATTGCGGTCGAGAAATTCCGTCATTCTGCGGAGGTCCTGTGCGTTTTCAATCGGCGACAATATCGGGCGAAGGCTTCGTCTTCCGAGATGTACGCTTCCATCGATCTTGTGATGGATAAGATCGAGCGGCAGCTTCGCGAGAAGAAGGCCCGACTGGTCAACCACAAGGGGAAGGCGCGACGCCGGCTGGTTGCCGCAGCATTGGAGTCTCAGCCTCCCTTGCGTCCATCCCTCCAGATCGTCAGGCCGATCGTGCCGACACTCGCTTTGGATGAGGCGATTGCCATTCTAGAGGCCGATCCCGACTCACCGGTGGTGTTTGTGGACGGAGAGACCGAGGAGATGAGCGTCCTCCGTCGGTCGACGGACGGGCGTGCCGAGCTGCTTGTGCCTCGTCGTCGACGCTCTCGTGGAGCCGGATGA
- the rpoN gene encoding RNA polymerase sigma-54 factor, protein MKLRLDLRLSQKLIMTPQLQQAIKLLQLSRLELQQTLEQHLLDNPLLEEAQTEIEEADEARESESPTEALTATSPTSTEAELPAPADDRTNAEELSAAGWEDYFDQDRRAGDVEYPGSAQDDMPSFEQTLTTAKSLEEHLVWQLSLSTLDDRQKALARLIIGNLEEDGYLRTTLEEVIAGTDFTVEEAEQALQEVQKLDPAGVGARDLPECLLLQLGYLGKGPMGSVGARPGALRGSVVEAVIKHHLKDLEKKQYAKIAKTLDVTCEEVFQATKVIESLEPKPGRPFSSSDNHVIVPDVFVARHEGEWVVLLNDDGLPRMRISPYYKQLMGGQSTTGETKAYLDEKLRAAQWVLRSIEQRNKTIVKVVASIVKFQQAFFDHGVVALRPLVLKQVADDVGMHESTISRVTANKYVYCPQGMFELKYFFNAGLQRADQQGEMLSSVTVREMIRKMVAEEDSAHPLKDEEIADRLRRQHILIARRTVAKYRAEENIPSASQRRRFF, encoded by the coding sequence ATGAAGCTCAGGCTCGATCTTCGACTCAGTCAAAAGCTCATCATGACGCCGCAGCTGCAGCAGGCGATCAAGCTGTTGCAGCTCTCCAGACTGGAATTGCAGCAAACGCTAGAACAGCACCTACTCGATAATCCCCTCCTCGAGGAAGCCCAGACTGAAATCGAAGAAGCTGACGAAGCCAGGGAATCAGAGTCTCCAACTGAGGCTCTCACCGCGACCTCCCCCACCAGCACCGAGGCCGAGCTACCTGCTCCGGCCGATGATCGCACGAATGCAGAGGAGCTGTCCGCTGCAGGCTGGGAGGATTACTTCGATCAGGATCGACGGGCCGGCGATGTCGAATATCCTGGTTCGGCCCAGGACGACATGCCTTCATTCGAACAGACTCTGACGACGGCCAAATCGTTGGAGGAGCATCTGGTGTGGCAGTTGTCGTTGTCCACACTGGATGATCGTCAGAAGGCATTGGCCCGGCTCATCATCGGGAATCTGGAAGAGGACGGCTATCTCAGAACCACCCTTGAAGAGGTGATCGCCGGCACAGACTTTACCGTGGAGGAGGCGGAGCAGGCGCTGCAGGAGGTACAGAAGCTTGACCCGGCCGGCGTCGGTGCGCGCGATTTGCCTGAGTGTTTATTGCTTCAATTAGGCTACTTGGGAAAAGGGCCAATGGGCTCTGTGGGAGCTAGACCGGGCGCCCTCCGGGGCAGCGTCGTCGAGGCGGTCATCAAGCACCACCTCAAGGATCTTGAAAAGAAGCAGTATGCGAAAATTGCCAAGACTCTGGATGTGACGTGCGAGGAGGTGTTTCAGGCTACCAAGGTCATTGAATCCCTGGAGCCTAAGCCGGGGCGACCGTTCTCCTCTTCGGACAATCACGTCATCGTCCCGGATGTATTCGTTGCGCGACATGAGGGGGAATGGGTCGTGCTCTTGAACGACGATGGCTTGCCGAGAATGCGCATTAGCCCCTACTATAAACAACTTATGGGAGGACAGTCCACGACGGGAGAAACTAAAGCCTATCTCGACGAAAAGCTTCGCGCAGCCCAATGGGTGCTCCGCAGCATCGAACAGCGGAATAAGACGATCGTGAAGGTCGTGGCCAGCATCGTGAAATTTCAGCAGGCATTTTTCGATCATGGTGTCGTAGCGCTCAGGCCGCTGGTTTTGAAACAGGTGGCAGACGATGTGGGGATGCACGAATCCACCATCAGTCGGGTGACCGCCAATAAGTACGTGTATTGCCCACAGGGGATGTTCGAATTGAAGTATTTTTTCAATGCGGGCTTGCAGCGTGCTGACCAACAAGGGGAGATGCTGTCCTCGGTGACGGTGCGGGAGATGATTCGTAAGATGGTCGCAGAGGAAGACTCAGCACATCCGCTTAAGGACGAAGAGATTGCGGACCGTCTCCGACGTCAACATATTCTGATTGCACGAAGAACGGTGGCCAAGTATCGAGCCGAGGAGAATATCCCGTCCGCCAGCCAGCGACGACGTTTCTTCTAG
- the lptB gene encoding ABC transporter ATP-binding protein: MGGEHGAVLEAKTSIGLAPTASSERLAGAGLVKSFKGRRVVKGVALDVSSGEVVGLLGPNGAGKTTIFDMMVGLSEPDEGVIQLGDTTVTELPMYQRARLGIGYLPQESSVFRRLSVEDNIMAILEMFVSDREERAQRLEALLKELDLTPLRRSKAYALSGGERRRLEITRALATRPRFLLLDEPFAGIDPIAVSEIQHIITRMKHKHIGILITDHNVQETLSITDRAYIINEGTILEAGTPEVIVNSAVARAVYLGERFQL; encoded by the coding sequence ATGGGAGGAGAACACGGCGCGGTGCTAGAGGCCAAAACGTCCATAGGGCTAGCACCAACCGCATCGAGCGAGCGCCTCGCGGGTGCTGGTTTGGTGAAGAGCTTCAAAGGGCGTCGTGTCGTCAAGGGAGTGGCCTTGGATGTCTCCTCCGGCGAAGTCGTGGGCTTGCTCGGTCCGAACGGTGCTGGAAAAACAACCATCTTTGACATGATGGTAGGCCTGTCTGAGCCCGATGAGGGTGTGATCCAGCTGGGAGACACGACAGTGACCGAGTTGCCGATGTATCAGCGCGCCCGGCTCGGGATTGGATACCTTCCTCAGGAGTCCTCGGTTTTTCGTCGATTGTCCGTGGAAGACAACATCATGGCCATCTTGGAGATGTTTGTTTCCGACAGAGAGGAACGCGCACAACGTCTGGAGGCCTTGTTAAAGGAACTCGACTTGACGCCGCTCAGGCGCAGCAAGGCATATGCGCTTTCCGGAGGCGAACGACGCCGGCTAGAAATTACCCGAGCCCTCGCGACCCGTCCTCGATTCTTACTGCTCGATGAGCCATTTGCGGGAATTGACCCGATTGCGGTGTCCGAAATTCAACACATCATTACCCGAATGAAACACAAGCATATTGGAATTCTGATCACCGATCACAATGTGCAGGAAACGCTCTCGATCACGGATCGGGCTTACATCATCAACGAGGGTACGATCCTTGAGGCGGGGACGCCCGAAGTCATTGTGAACAGCGCAGTCGCTCGAGCGGTATACTTAGGGGAGCGCTTTCAGCTGTAG
- the lptA gene encoding lipopolysaccharide export system protein LptA, whose translation MKMFMWIFSLLVSSMLFGGEALWVSRASGESLKPVAPRTPDEKTTITSKRMTVKNQESRAIFEGAVVLTRGTLVVHSDVMIVTFQAVGDGGTDSSRLPSSCRTQGGKPGASSKATGGAKQGDVLPAVSNRSVCLMEATGHVTIEKDGGRATSQKAVYYVTDKRIVLTGDPVACQRGTRVSGERITMFLDEDRSEVEGGSQVMINPEGGRC comes from the coding sequence TTGAAAATGTTCATGTGGATTTTCTCCCTACTGGTGAGTAGCATGCTGTTTGGCGGGGAGGCCTTATGGGTGTCCCGCGCAAGCGGGGAATCGCTCAAACCGGTGGCCCCGCGAACGCCGGACGAGAAAACCACGATCACCTCGAAGCGCATGACAGTCAAGAATCAGGAGAGTCGCGCTATCTTCGAAGGTGCAGTGGTGCTGACGCGCGGAACTCTGGTCGTGCACTCGGACGTCATGATCGTGACGTTTCAGGCGGTGGGTGATGGAGGGACAGATTCGTCTAGGCTTCCCAGCTCATGCCGAACTCAGGGGGGCAAACCGGGGGCATCTTCCAAGGCCACAGGTGGCGCGAAACAGGGGGATGTGTTGCCGGCCGTGTCCAATCGGTCCGTTTGTTTGATGGAAGCGACTGGTCACGTGACGATAGAAAAAGACGGTGGTCGTGCCACGAGCCAGAAGGCTGTCTACTACGTCACCGATAAGCGGATCGTCCTGACCGGGGACCCCGTCGCATGTCAGCGAGGCACTCGAGTCAGCGGCGAACGGATCACGATGTTTTTGGACGAGGACCGCAGCGAGGTCGAAGGTGGATCGCAGGTGATGATCAACCCCGAAGGGGGGCGCTGTTAG
- the rpoA gene encoding DNA-directed RNA polymerase subunit alpha, which translates to MIKLMKDFQIPLRVEVEKDTLSPTYGKFSAEAFERGFGTTVGNAMRRVLLSTLTGAAVTSVRIEGVLHEFSTIPGVTEDVTTIILNVKSLRLVLHGDKPKTIRLRKKGPGEAKGSDIVHDGDVTVLTPDLHIATLDKDAVLDMELVVKHGRGYVPAERNKEEGLPIGVIAVDSIFSPVKRVNFQVENARVGRMTDYDKLTIEIWTDGTTTPRDALSTAASILRDHLDIFINPEDRVEAKAEAGREDQSQAVNRNLFRNVSELELSVRAANCLKNANIKTIADLVQKTELEMLKTKNFGKKSLNEIKEILTEMGLGLGMRLESEALQPASEPAGRTEGA; encoded by the coding sequence ATGATCAAGCTCATGAAAGACTTTCAAATCCCGCTCCGGGTGGAAGTCGAAAAGGATACGCTTTCCCCGACGTATGGAAAGTTTTCGGCGGAAGCGTTTGAGCGAGGGTTTGGAACAACGGTCGGTAATGCCATGCGACGGGTGTTGCTCTCGACGTTGACGGGAGCAGCGGTCACGAGCGTTCGCATTGAGGGCGTCCTCCATGAATTTTCGACTATTCCCGGCGTGACCGAGGATGTGACGACGATCATTCTCAACGTGAAGAGCCTTCGCTTGGTGCTTCATGGCGACAAACCGAAGACGATCCGACTCCGCAAGAAAGGGCCCGGAGAAGCCAAGGGCTCGGATATCGTGCATGATGGTGATGTGACGGTGCTCACGCCGGATTTGCACATTGCCACACTCGATAAAGATGCCGTCCTGGATATGGAACTGGTTGTCAAGCATGGGCGCGGCTATGTGCCCGCCGAGCGAAACAAAGAAGAGGGCCTACCGATCGGAGTCATCGCCGTCGATTCAATATTTTCGCCTGTAAAGCGCGTCAATTTTCAGGTGGAGAACGCGCGCGTGGGACGCATGACCGATTACGACAAGTTGACCATCGAAATTTGGACGGATGGAACGACGACGCCGAGAGACGCATTGTCCACCGCTGCGAGCATCCTTCGGGATCATCTCGACATCTTCATCAACCCGGAGGATCGCGTCGAAGCGAAGGCGGAGGCTGGCCGAGAGGATCAATCGCAGGCAGTCAATCGCAATCTGTTCCGGAACGTCAGCGAATTGGAGTTGTCCGTCCGTGCGGCCAACTGTCTTAAAAATGCCAACATCAAGACGATTGCCGATTTGGTGCAGAAGACCGAATTGGAGATGTTGAAGACCAAGAATTTCGGCAAGAAGTCACTGAACGAAATCAAAGAGATTCTTACGGAAATGGGGTTGGGTCTCGGAATGAGGCTCGAATCAGAAGCGCTTCAACCCGCGAGCGAGCCGGCTGGGCGGACTGAAGGCGCGTAG
- the rpsD gene encoding 30S ribosomal protein S4 — MARYRGPVCRLCRREGEKLFLKGSRCMTEKCAIERRSYPPGQHGQGRQRTTDYSVQLREKQKLRRIYGLQERQFRGVFQRAERRTGVTGELLLSLLECRLDNVVYRLGFGVSRKQARQLVNHGHVTVNGHKADIASQTLKSGDIVEIRPGSREIPGIVGALDAIDSRGVPAWLELDRAAFRGTVKALPTKQDAAVPVNEQLVVELYSR; from the coding sequence GTGGCACGGTATCGAGGTCCAGTCTGTCGGCTCTGCCGGCGCGAAGGGGAGAAACTCTTCCTCAAAGGCTCGCGCTGTATGACGGAAAAATGCGCGATCGAGCGCCGCAGCTATCCTCCCGGGCAGCATGGACAGGGGCGTCAGCGTACGACGGATTACAGCGTGCAGCTCCGAGAGAAACAGAAGCTCCGACGCATCTATGGTTTACAAGAGCGGCAGTTTCGAGGCGTGTTCCAACGAGCGGAGCGCCGGACGGGTGTGACAGGGGAACTCCTACTGTCGTTGCTGGAATGTCGGCTCGACAACGTCGTGTATCGGTTGGGTTTCGGCGTGTCGCGCAAGCAGGCTCGGCAGCTGGTTAATCACGGTCATGTGACGGTCAACGGACACAAGGCCGATATTGCCTCCCAGACGCTCAAATCGGGGGACATCGTGGAGATCCGTCCGGGGAGCCGAGAGATTCCGGGCATCGTCGGAGCGCTCGACGCGATCGATTCGCGCGGTGTGCCCGCTTGGCTGGAGCTGGACCGTGCGGCGTTCAGGGGGACGGTGAAGGCGCTTCCGACCAAGCAAGACGCAGCGGTGCCGGTCAATGAACAGCTCGTTGTCGAATTGTATTCCCGGTAG
- the rpsK gene encoding 30S ribosomal protein S11, producing MSVKKGKKKERKIVQAGVAHIQASFNNTIVTITDVGGNTVVWSSAGNQGFKGSRKSTPFAAQRAGETAARKAMENGMRQIDVYVNGPGAGRESAIRALQSAGLRINLIRDVTPIPHNGCRPPKRRRV from the coding sequence ATGAGCGTCAAAAAGGGAAAGAAGAAGGAGCGCAAGATCGTTCAGGCGGGCGTCGCACACATACAGGCGTCATTCAACAATACGATCGTGACGATCACGGATGTGGGTGGCAACACCGTTGTATGGTCCAGTGCTGGAAATCAGGGTTTCAAGGGATCGCGAAAGAGCACCCCGTTTGCGGCCCAGCGCGCAGGAGAAACTGCTGCCCGCAAGGCGATGGAAAACGGCATGCGCCAGATCGATGTGTACGTCAATGGACCGGGTGCCGGCCGTGAGTCGGCCATCCGAGCCCTGCAGAGTGCGGGACTACGAATCAATTTGATTCGGGATGTCACGCCTATTCCCCACAATGGGTGCCGGCCTCCGAAGCGTCGGCGTGTCTAG
- a CDS encoding 30S ribosomal protein S13: MARIAGIDLPREKRTDIGLTYIYGIGRAAARDILAKAGVDGAIRIKDLTEDKIVKLREVIERDLKVEGDLRKEVSLNIKRLVDSGTYRGLRHRKGLPVRGQRTKTNARTRKGRRASMGSKPKPTRA, encoded by the coding sequence ATGGCACGTATTGCGGGCATCGACTTACCACGTGAGAAGCGGACCGATATCGGCCTCACATACATTTATGGAATCGGGCGTGCGGCTGCACGCGATATTCTTGCGAAAGCGGGTGTCGACGGGGCCATTCGCATCAAAGATTTGACAGAGGACAAGATCGTCAAACTCCGCGAGGTGATCGAGCGGGACCTCAAAGTGGAGGGCGATTTGCGCAAGGAGGTTTCTCTCAATATCAAGCGGTTGGTGGATTCTGGCACGTACCGCGGCCTGAGGCATCGCAAGGGGCTCCCGGTACGAGGCCAGCGTACCAAAACCAACGCGCGGACGCGCAAGGGCCGACGTGCCTCCATGGGAAGTAAGCCGAAGCCAACGAGAGCCTGA
- the infA gene encoding translation initiation factor IF-1 codes for MAKEDVIEVQGTVSETLPNAMFRVELENGHRILAHISGKMRMHFIRILPGDKVTVELSPYDLTRGRITYRFK; via the coding sequence GTGGCCAAGGAAGACGTCATCGAGGTACAAGGCACGGTCTCGGAAACCCTGCCAAACGCCATGTTCAGAGTCGAACTGGAAAATGGGCACCGCATCCTCGCGCATATTTCAGGCAAGATGCGCATGCACTTTATCCGCATCCTCCCTGGTGACAAGGTGACAGTGGAACTGTCTCCCTATGATCTTACGCGGGGGCGTATTACCTATCGTTTTAAATAG
- a CDS encoding type I methionyl aminopeptidase, producing MIILKTPGETELIAQAAKIVAETLVVLRREIKPGMTTNELDRLAEENIRARGGTPAFKGYRSYPKTLCVSINDEVVHGIPSKRVVKEGDIVGLDLGAIVDGFYGDAAITVMIGSVSPQAEKLVQVTERSLRAAIERAVVGNRLSDISYAVQNVAESAGFSVVTEFVGHGIGRNLHEEPQVPNYGKPGQGPRLQVGMVLAIEPMVNAGKPAVRILDDQWTAVTADGSLSAHFEHTIAISAQGPARVLSQAA from the coding sequence ATGATTATTTTGAAGACGCCTGGTGAAACGGAGCTCATCGCACAGGCGGCGAAGATAGTGGCTGAAACGCTCGTGGTGCTCAGGCGGGAGATCAAGCCCGGGATGACCACCAACGAGCTGGACCGCTTGGCCGAAGAGAATATTCGTGCTCGCGGAGGGACGCCAGCGTTCAAGGGATATCGCAGTTATCCAAAGACCCTTTGTGTGTCGATTAATGATGAAGTGGTGCACGGGATTCCGTCCAAACGCGTGGTGAAAGAGGGAGACATCGTCGGGCTGGACCTTGGGGCGATTGTGGACGGGTTTTACGGGGATGCCGCCATAACAGTGATGATCGGTAGCGTATCCCCGCAGGCCGAAAAGTTGGTACAGGTAACGGAGCGGTCGTTACGAGCCGCCATTGAGCGGGCCGTGGTCGGCAATCGTCTGAGCGACATCTCTTATGCAGTCCAGAACGTGGCCGAATCGGCTGGATTCTCGGTGGTAACCGAGTTTGTGGGTCACGGCATTGGTCGTAATCTGCATGAAGAGCCCCAGGTGCCCAATTATGGCAAGCCGGGTCAAGGGCCTCGACTGCAGGTGGGCATGGTGCTGGCGATCGAGCCGATGGTGAACGCAGGAAAACCGGCCGTGCGGATTCTGGACGATCAGTGGACTGCTGTGACCGCAGACGGTAGCTTGTCGGCGCATTTTGAGCATACGATCGCGATTAGTGCGCAGGGGCCCGCGCGCGTGCTGTCTCAGGCGGCATAA
- the adk gene encoding adenylate kinase has protein sequence MRIVFLGAPGVGKGTQADRIVDQFRHTKISTGDLLRAAVKNQTPLGIEAKSFMDQGQLVPDAVVIGMVRDKLNEPGCAEEFILDGFPRTVAQAEELGALLEQKRLTLDRVVNFSVPKKDLVRRLSGRRSCPKCQAVYHVEFSPPKVADVCDRCGGGLVQRSDDKPETIEARLNVYEEQTAPLIRYYRDRGLLADLDGAGPVEVVQQRVHHLLGLSGRA, from the coding sequence ATGCGGATCGTTTTTCTCGGAGCTCCCGGCGTCGGCAAAGGCACGCAGGCCGATCGAATAGTCGATCAATTCAGGCATACGAAAATATCGACCGGCGACCTACTCCGTGCGGCGGTGAAAAATCAGACGCCGTTGGGAATTGAAGCAAAGTCGTTCATGGATCAGGGACAATTGGTTCCGGACGCAGTTGTCATCGGAATGGTGAGAGACAAATTGAACGAACCGGGTTGCGCGGAGGAATTCATCCTCGACGGATTCCCCCGTACCGTCGCCCAAGCTGAAGAATTAGGTGCATTGCTGGAACAAAAGCGCCTGACGCTCGATCGTGTGGTGAATTTCTCCGTGCCGAAGAAGGATCTCGTCCGACGGCTGAGTGGTCGGCGCAGTTGTCCGAAGTGTCAGGCAGTGTACCATGTCGAATTTTCTCCGCCCAAAGTGGCCGATGTGTGCGATCGCTGTGGAGGCGGGTTAGTCCAGCGCAGCGATGACAAACCGGAGACGATCGAAGCACGTCTGAACGTGTATGAGGAGCAAACAGCGCCATTGATTCGGTACTATCGGGATCGGGGATTGTTGGCGGATCTGGATGGCGCGGGTCCGGTCGAGGTGGTCCAGCAGCGGGTGCACCACCTGTTAGGGTTGTCCGGGCGAGCATGA
- the secY gene encoding protein translocase subunit SecY — MFERLLTSFQNILKIPELRTRILFTLGMLVVYRVGAHIPTPGINGEALAEFLQKQGGALLGFLDIFSGGALSRLTIFALGIMPYISASIILQLLTVVIPHLAKLAKEGERGRKKIIQYTRFGTIGIALIQGFGIAVGLEGMNQGQFVLTPGWGFRFMTVITLTAGTGFLMWLGEQITERGIGNGISLIIFAGIVARLPNAVVQTYDLYTVGQLSFAVLVMLALLMVAVVAAIVFLESGRRKIPVQYAKRVVGRRVYGGQSQHIPLKINTAGVIPPIFASSLIAFPATIAGFIQVPWVQSIGAQLAPGSVLYTLMYVGLIIFFCFFYTAVVLNPVDMADNMKKYGGFIPGIRPGQHTSDFIYKVLTRITFAGAIYLAIVCVIPEVLIYRLNVPFYFGGTSLLIVIGVGLDTAQQIESHMLMRNYDGFLGPKGRPLRGRSG, encoded by the coding sequence GTGTTTGAGCGACTCCTAACCAGTTTTCAGAACATTCTCAAGATTCCGGAACTCCGCACCCGAATTCTTTTTACCCTCGGGATGCTGGTGGTGTACCGGGTCGGCGCCCACATTCCCACCCCAGGAATCAATGGGGAGGCGCTGGCCGAATTCCTGCAGAAGCAGGGAGGAGCCCTTCTAGGGTTCCTCGATATTTTTTCAGGTGGGGCTCTCTCGCGCTTGACGATCTTTGCGCTCGGCATCATGCCGTACATTAGCGCATCGATTATCCTCCAGCTGCTGACGGTGGTCATCCCCCATCTGGCGAAGCTGGCCAAAGAAGGAGAACGAGGTCGGAAGAAGATAATTCAGTACACCAGGTTCGGCACCATTGGTATTGCGCTCATCCAGGGTTTCGGCATCGCTGTCGGATTGGAGGGCATGAACCAAGGGCAATTCGTGTTGACGCCCGGATGGGGGTTTCGGTTCATGACGGTCATCACCCTCACGGCAGGGACCGGATTTCTGATGTGGCTGGGTGAACAAATTACCGAACGAGGGATTGGAAACGGAATTTCACTCATTATCTTTGCCGGGATCGTCGCCAGACTGCCGAATGCGGTTGTGCAGACGTACGATCTCTATACAGTCGGCCAATTGAGCTTCGCCGTGCTGGTCATGCTTGCGCTGCTGATGGTTGCGGTAGTGGCAGCCATCGTATTTTTGGAGAGTGGGCGGCGGAAAATTCCGGTGCAGTACGCCAAGCGGGTGGTGGGGCGTCGAGTCTACGGGGGCCAGAGCCAGCATATTCCGTTGAAGATCAATACGGCAGGAGTAATTCCGCCGATCTTCGCGTCGTCGTTGATCGCGTTCCCGGCCACGATCGCCGGCTTCATACAGGTGCCGTGGGTGCAATCGATTGGCGCGCAACTGGCACCAGGGTCGGTGCTTTATACGCTTATGTACGTGGGATTGATCATCTTCTTCTGCTTTTTTTATACGGCCGTCGTACTCAATCCAGTCGATATGGCTGACAACATGAAAAAGTATGGAGGCTTTATTCCCGGGATTCGTCCGGGACAGCACACCTCCGATTTTATTTATAAGGTCTTAACGAGAATTACTTTTGCCGGAGCCATCTACCTCGCGATCGTGTGCGTCATCCCGGAGGTTTTAATCTACCGGCTCAATGTTCCATTTTATTTTGGCGGTACGTCGCTCTTGATCGTCATCGGTGTCGGTTTGGATACAGCGCAACAAATTGAGTCCCATATGCTGATGCGGAATTATGACGGGTTCCTTGGGCCCAAAGGCCGTCCGCTTCGCGGACGTAGCGGGTAA
- the rplO gene encoding 50S ribosomal protein L15, whose protein sequence is MKLHQLAPAQGATRARKRIGRGPGSGHGKTATKGHKGLLARSGGGKQPGFEGGQMPLIRRTPKFGFRNPTRIEYSIVNLETLAQLQTVEPITPAKLVEFGIVKQKTWPIKVLGSGELTRPLVIQAHKFSKSAEEKIKAAGGRAEVIRGV, encoded by the coding sequence ATGAAACTACATCAACTTGCTCCGGCCCAAGGAGCCACCCGAGCGAGAAAGAGAATCGGACGCGGGCCCGGATCCGGGCACGGGAAGACTGCCACCAAAGGACATAAGGGCTTGCTGGCAAGATCAGGCGGGGGAAAGCAGCCGGGTTTTGAGGGCGGACAGATGCCCTTGATTCGACGGACTCCGAAGTTCGGGTTTCGAAACCCCACGCGGATCGAGTATAGCATCGTCAACCTGGAAACCTTGGCCCAACTGCAAACCGTTGAACCCATTACACCTGCAAAACTGGTGGAATTCGGCATAGTGAAGCAGAAAACGTGGCCGATCAAAGTGCTCGGCAGCGGCGAACTGACCAGGCCCCTTGTGATCCAAGCGCACAAGTTCAGCAAGTCCGCTGAAGAGAAAATCAAGGCAGCTGGGGGGAGGGCTGAGGTCATTCGAGGTGTTTGA